Genomic segment of Streptomyces sp. NA02950:
CGCCGCGGGTGTAGATCAGCGCGGGGCCGTCCGGGTCGGTGGACTGACGCAGCGCCACCCGCCCGTCGTCCAGCCTCATGGCCTCGAGGCAGTTTCCGCCGTTGCCACCGCTCCACGGTTTGGTCCAGCCTTCGCTGCCGAGGTCGGCCGCGCGCATGCCGCTGTAAATGCGATCCATCCAGATCAGAGCTCCTTGCGGAAATCCCGCAGGATTTCCTTTGTGCGTCGTGCGGTTGCCGCCTGTGCGGCCATGCGGTCCATGGCCTCCAGATGGGCGGCCACCTCGATGCGTTCATCGAGGTAGACGGCGCCGGTCAGGTACTCGACGTAGACCATGTCCGGCAGTTCGGGGACAGCGAAGCGGAAGAGGACGAAGGGGCCGTAGGTGCCCGGGTGGTGTCCGGAGGCGAACTCGGTGATCTGGAGCGTGATGTGCGACTGTTCGGTGCACTCCAGCAACCGGTCGACCTGGCGGCGCATGACCGACGCGGAGCCGACCGGCCGGCGCAGCACCGTCTCGTCCATCACCACCCACAGCCGTGGCGCGTTTGGGCCGGCCAGCAG
This window contains:
- a CDS encoding DUF397 domain-containing protein; protein product: MDRIYSGMRAADLGSEGWTKPWSGGNGGNCLEAMRLDDGRVALRQSTDPDGPALIYTRGEIVAFIEGAKAGEADFLVS